The following are from one region of the Arachis duranensis cultivar V14167 chromosome 10, aradu.V14167.gnm2.J7QH, whole genome shotgun sequence genome:
- the LOC107468374 gene encoding uncharacterized protein LOC107468374 — MMMRKSIRCCISCILPCGALDVIRIVHSNGRVEEISGATIKASEIMKAHPKHVLKKPSSPSAAAPLPNIVVVPPDALLQRGKIYFLMPLPSPPPAEKNHNRRRTSSTKKKARKEETTATTTSNNNNNSSSVVVSCDRYLTEIMSEKISTQRDRRRGRVAVWRPHLESISESSSSSSPPSTTQL; from the coding sequence atgatgatgaggaaaAGCATAAGGTGCTGCATATCTTGCATTCTACCATGCGGAGCCTTGGACGTAATAAGAATAGTTCACTCCAATGGCAGGGTGGAGGAGATCAGCGGAGCAACCATCAAAGCCAGCGAAATCATGAAGGCACACCCTAAGCACGTGCTCAAGAAGCCATCTTCACCTTCCGCCGCCGCACCTCTTCCAAACATCGTCGTCGTCCCTCCCGACGCCCTCCTCCAGCGTGGTAAGATTTACTTCCTCATGCCACTCCCCTCCCCTCCTCCCGCCGAGAAAAACCATAACCGCCGCCGCACCTCCTCCACCAAGAAGAAAGCTAGGAAGGAAGAAAccaccgccaccaccaccagcaacaataataataatagcagCAGCGTGGTTGTGTCTTGTGACCGGTACTTGACGGAAATAATGTCGGAGAAGATTTCGACGCAGCGGGACAGAAGAAGAGGCCGCGTCGCTGTGTGGAGACCTCACTTGGAGAGCATTTCGGAGTCCTCATCGTCATCGTCACCACCATCAACAACTCAACTCTAA
- the LOC107468231 gene encoding trihelix transcription factor ENAP1, translating into MGVKSREDCWTEEASATLVDAWGRRYLELNRGNLRQKDWQDVADTVNALHGHTKKTHRTDVQCKNRIDTIKKKYKVEKARVTASNGTVSSSWPFFEKLDALIGPNFNAKKNSSSPSPSPPVALPLLPYRKASVPAVSPVTAVPPAAVALPQKRSAXXXXXXXXXXFRRNYSAMAAAAAAAEADEEYEDEEEEEEEDEEEEEEDGRGSEVEEGERDREGMRRLAKAIERFGEVYERVEAQKLKQMVDLEKQRMQFAKDLEVQRMQMFMDTQVQLERIKRGKRSGSNDMYS; encoded by the exons ATGGGAGTTAAAAG TCGCGAGGACTGCTGGACCGAGGAGGCATCTGCCACTCTCGTGGACGCCTGGGGCCGCCGCTACCTTGAGCTCAACCGCGGCAATCTTCGTCAGAAGGATTGGCAGGACGTTGCCGACACCGTCAACGCCCTCCATGGCCACACCAAGAAGACTCACCGAACCGATGTCCAGTGTAAGAACCGAATCGACACCATTAAGAAGAAATACAAGGTCGAGAAGGCTAGGGTTACGGCCTCCAACGGTACCGTTTCGTCCTCCTGGCCCTTCTTCGAGAAATTGGACGCGTTGATTGGCCCTAACTTCAACGCAAAGAAGAATTCCTCTTCGCCGTCCCCGTCTCCTCCAGTGGCTCTCCCGTTGTTGCCGTATCGGAAGGCCTCTGTGCCGGCTGTTTCTCCCGTTACTGCTGTGCCGCCAGCCGCCGTGGCGCTGCCGCAGAAGCGGTCGGCGGNNNNNNNNNNNNNNNNNNNNNNNNNNNNCTTCAGGAGGAATTATTCGGCGATGGCAGCCGCTGCGGCTGCCGCTGAGGCCGATGAGGAGTATGAGgacgaagaggaagaggaagaggaagatgaggaggaagaagaggaggatgGGAGGGGGAGCGAGGTGGAGGAAGGGGAGAGGGATAGAGAGGGGATGAGGAGGTTGGCGAAGGCAATAGAGAGGTTTGGGGAAGTGTATGAGAGAGTGGAAGCACAGAAGCTGAAGCAGATGGTGGATTTGGAGAAGCAGAGGATGCAGTTCGCCAAGGATCTCGAGGTGCAGAGGATGCAGATGTTTATGGACACGCAGGTTCAGTTGGAGAGGATTAAGCGCGGGAAGAGATCCGGGTCTAATG ATATGTATAGCTAG